The Flavobacteriales bacterium TMED191 genome has a window encoding:
- a CDS encoding acyl-CoA dehydrogenase, whose protein sequence is MKEKIGGSFLIEETNFQDIFTIEEFDDTAKQMLEATKDFVQKEIYPNIHALENHNYELVEEIMKKAGQLGLLGLNIPEEYGGFGMGFNLSMLICGEMSSYSGSVATAYGAHTGIGTYPILYYGSEELKKEYLPKIASGEWIACYNLTEPNAGSDANSGKTVAVLSEDKKNYELTGQKIWISNAGFSEVFIVFARIEDDKNITGFVIKKSQANGLTLGEEEKKLGLNSSSTRQVFYDKTKVPVNQILGERNGGFKIAMNSLNVGRIKLCAATTSAAEKVLNICIDYANQRKQFNNSIINYGAIKEKLAHMATKIYASNAALYRAGNDIELKINQLTQDGCTKTDAKLKALLSYAVECAIMKVYGSEVIMYVSDEAIQIHGGMGYSADTLVEPAYRDARISRIYEGTNEINRMLIVEMIIKKAIKKELNIFKEIKKLQKRLPLILLGINKKFPQSTLKEEKKAVQKLKELSLLMLGLALSTFKAKLVKEQELLMRISDIIIASYIAESVVLKTEKLISINGYKQCSTQIQMTINYIYDALNNSNKSAHEIITTTSSGLKRKFLLSITNQLTSPLNYNIKEIRREIANNLKEQKKYNFSI, encoded by the coding sequence ATGAAAGAAAAAATTGGAGGATCCTTTTTAATCGAAGAAACAAATTTTCAAGATATTTTTACAATTGAAGAATTTGATGATACAGCTAAACAAATGCTTGAAGCAACAAAGGATTTTGTTCAAAAAGAAATATATCCCAATATTCATGCACTAGAAAATCACAATTATGAATTAGTTGAAGAAATAATGAAAAAAGCTGGTCAACTTGGTTTGTTAGGCTTAAATATTCCTGAAGAATATGGTGGATTTGGAATGGGATTTAATTTATCTATGCTAATCTGTGGAGAGATGAGTTCTTATTCTGGTTCTGTAGCAACTGCATATGGTGCTCATACAGGAATCGGTACATATCCAATACTTTATTATGGAAGCGAAGAGTTAAAAAAAGAATATCTACCTAAAATTGCTTCTGGAGAATGGATAGCATGTTATAATTTAACTGAACCTAATGCTGGATCTGATGCAAATTCAGGTAAAACAGTTGCTGTTTTATCCGAAGATAAAAAAAACTATGAGTTAACAGGTCAAAAAATTTGGATTAGTAATGCTGGCTTCTCAGAAGTATTTATTGTTTTTGCAAGAATAGAAGACGATAAAAACATCACAGGCTTTGTAATTAAAAAATCTCAGGCAAATGGATTAACTCTAGGAGAAGAAGAAAAGAAATTGGGATTAAATTCCTCCTCAACTAGACAAGTTTTCTACGATAAAACAAAAGTGCCTGTCAATCAAATTCTAGGAGAAAGAAACGGTGGTTTCAAGATTGCTATGAATTCATTAAATGTAGGAAGAATAAAACTTTGTGCAGCAACTACATCAGCAGCTGAAAAGGTACTAAATATTTGTATTGACTATGCAAATCAAAGAAAACAATTTAATAATTCAATAATAAATTATGGAGCTATTAAAGAAAAATTGGCTCACATGGCAACTAAAATATATGCCTCAAATGCTGCACTTTATAGAGCTGGAAATGATATAGAATTAAAAATCAATCAACTCACACAAGATGGCTGCACAAAAACGGATGCTAAATTAAAAGCACTATTAAGTTATGCTGTTGAATGTGCTATCATGAAAGTTTATGGTTCTGAAGTTATTATGTATGTCTCTGATGAAGCAATTCAAATTCATGGAGGAATGGGCTATTCAGCTGATACACTTGTTGAACCAGCATATAGAGATGCTAGAATTTCAAGAATTTATGAAGGCACAAATGAAATAAATCGCATGCTAATTGTTGAAATGATAATTAAAAAAGCTATAAAAAAAGAATTAAATATTTTTAAAGAAATAAAAAAATTACAAAAAAGACTTCCCCTTATTTTATTAGGAATTAATAAGAAGTTTCCTCAATCAACATTAAAAGAAGAAAAGAAAGCTGTTCAGAAATTAAAAGAACTATCTCTTTTAATGTTAGGATTGGCTCTTTCTACGTTTAAGGCTAAACTAGTAAAAGAACAAGAATTATTAATGAGGATTTCTGATATAATTATTGCGTCTTATATAGCTGAATCTGTAGTTTTAAAAACTGAAAAGTTAATTAGTATAAATGGATATAAGCAATGTAGTACCCAAATACAAATGACAATTAATTATATATACGATGCGTTAAATAATTCTAACAAATCTGCACATGAAATAATTACAACTACATCATCCGGACTAAAGAGAAAATTTTTATTATCAATTACAAATCAACTAACTAGCCCATTAAACTACAATATAAAAGAGATTCGAAGAGAAATAGCCAATAATCTTAAAGAACAAAAAAAATATAATTTTTCAATTTAA
- a CDS encoding 3-hydroxyacyl-CoA dehydrogenase/enoyl-CoA hydratase family protein, whose product MNRKINKVSVIGSGIMGSRIACHFANIGVEVLLLDIANKDDSNNKNKIVDEYLKNTLKSKPSPIYLKEFSKRIETGNLDDDIKKIASSDWIIEVIIEDLEIKKQLFQKIDTYRTPGTIISSNTSGIPINSMLEGRSEDFSKHFCGTHFFNPPRYLKLLEIIPTPKTNKDIISFLMKYGEKFLGKTTVLCHDTPAFIANRIGVAGIASLFQISETLDMSVEEIDLLTGPIIGRPKSATFRTSDLVGLDTLFRVAKGVYDNCPNDEQRSIFNLPTFINSMLDKNWLGDKTKQGFYKKERDENGKRKILALNLNTLEYKEKTKSKFETISKAKKINSLLKRFPVLIEGNDKAAIFYKKMFAFMFSYVSHRVSEICDEIYEIDSAMCAGFGWQLGPFEIWDAIGIDKGINLMKAENLDIPKWIQNITIESFYSIENNSSTFYSKSQQKYDQIPRLNKVIILKNLKSNSLLWQNQGVSLIDLGDEILNIEFHTKLNSIGKEVIEGINKGIELGEEKFKGIVIGNQGEHFSAGADISMIFTLIVEQEWKLLEEAVRTFQNTSMKIRYSSVPVVVASHGLTLGGGCEFSLHADAIQAAAETYIGLVELGVGLIPGGGGTKEMALRASDLYYNGDIELPRLKEYFINIGQAKVATSAYEAFELGYLQKGKDNITINSTKLIQDAKNKVLYLDNLGYTKPIQRKEIKVLGSEALGMFLVGADTFKEGNYITDHEKLMCKKLAYVLCGGDLSSSSTVSEQYLLDIEREAFLSLCGEAKTLDRIKHMLEKGKPLRN is encoded by the coding sequence ATGAATAGAAAAATAAATAAAGTTAGTGTAATTGGTTCTGGAATTATGGGTTCTAGAATTGCATGTCATTTTGCAAATATTGGGGTAGAAGTCTTATTGTTAGACATTGCAAACAAAGATGATAGCAATAATAAAAATAAAATCGTTGATGAATATCTTAAGAATACATTAAAATCAAAACCATCACCCATTTATCTAAAAGAATTTTCTAAAAGAATAGAAACGGGTAATTTAGATGATGATATTAAAAAAATAGCTTCTTCAGATTGGATTATTGAAGTTATTATTGAAGATTTAGAAATAAAAAAACAACTATTTCAAAAAATTGACACTTATAGAACACCTGGCACAATTATTAGCTCTAACACATCAGGCATACCTATTAATAGTATGCTTGAAGGGAGAAGCGAGGATTTTTCCAAACACTTTTGTGGAACACATTTTTTTAATCCCCCTAGATATTTAAAGCTTTTGGAAATTATACCGACTCCAAAAACAAACAAAGACATAATTTCATTTCTAATGAAATATGGAGAAAAATTTCTAGGAAAAACAACGGTTTTATGCCATGATACTCCCGCATTTATTGCAAATAGAATTGGAGTTGCCGGCATAGCCTCATTATTTCAAATAAGTGAAACACTTGATATGAGTGTTGAAGAAATTGATTTGCTGACAGGACCGATTATCGGACGTCCAAAGTCAGCTACTTTTAGAACTTCCGATCTAGTAGGATTAGATACTCTTTTCAGAGTTGCTAAGGGGGTATATGATAATTGCCCTAATGATGAACAAAGAAGTATTTTTAATCTACCCACTTTCATTAATTCAATGTTAGATAAGAACTGGCTAGGTGATAAAACAAAACAAGGTTTTTATAAAAAAGAAAGAGATGAAAATGGTAAAAGAAAAATTTTAGCACTCAATTTAAATACACTTGAGTATAAAGAAAAAACAAAGTCAAAATTTGAAACAATCAGTAAAGCAAAAAAAATTAATTCTTTACTTAAACGTTTTCCAGTATTAATTGAAGGAAATGATAAAGCTGCTATTTTTTATAAAAAAATGTTTGCATTTATGTTCTCATATGTATCTCACAGAGTATCCGAAATATGCGACGAAATATATGAGATCGATTCAGCAATGTGTGCTGGTTTTGGATGGCAATTAGGACCATTTGAAATATGGGATGCTATCGGCATAGATAAAGGTATTAATCTAATGAAAGCAGAAAATTTAGATATACCAAAATGGATTCAAAACATAACTATTGAATCATTTTACAGTATAGAAAATAATTCATCAACCTTTTACTCAAAAAGTCAACAGAAATATGACCAGATTCCTAGACTAAATAAAGTCATTATTCTTAAAAACCTAAAATCAAATTCGCTTCTTTGGCAAAACCAAGGAGTGTCTCTAATTGATCTTGGGGATGAAATTTTAAACATAGAGTTTCATACTAAATTAAATAGTATAGGTAAAGAGGTAATTGAAGGCATAAATAAAGGCATTGAATTAGGAGAAGAAAAGTTTAAAGGTATTGTGATTGGTAATCAAGGAGAACACTTTTCTGCCGGTGCTGATATAAGTATGATTTTCACTTTGATTGTAGAACAAGAATGGAAATTACTAGAAGAAGCTGTACGCACATTCCAAAATACATCAATGAAAATTAGATACTCTAGTGTCCCAGTCGTTGTTGCTTCTCATGGACTAACACTAGGAGGAGGATGTGAATTTAGTTTACATGCGGATGCAATTCAAGCAGCTGCAGAAACATATATAGGACTAGTAGAATTAGGGGTTGGACTTATTCCAGGTGGTGGGGGTACAAAAGAAATGGCCTTACGTGCATCTGATTTATATTATAATGGTGATATTGAATTACCCCGATTAAAAGAATACTTTATTAATATAGGTCAGGCAAAAGTTGCAACATCAGCTTATGAAGCATTTGAATTAGGATATCTTCAAAAAGGAAAAGATAATATAACTATTAACTCAACTAAATTAATTCAAGACGCAAAAAATAAAGTTTTGTACCTAGATAATCTTGGTTATACAAAACCCATTCAAAGAAAAGAGATAAAAGTACTAGGCAGTGAAGCTCTTGGAATGTTTTTAGTAGGTGCAGACACATTTAAAGAGGGTAACTATATTACAGACCATGAAAAGTTAATGTGTAAGAAATTAGCATATGTTTTATGTGGTGGTGATTTATCTTCATCTTCCACTGTGTCTGAACAATATCTATTAGACATTGAAAGAGAAGCATTCTTATCTCTCTGTGGAGAAGCAAAAACTCTTGATCGAATTAAACATATGTTAGAAAAAGGTAAACCATTAAGAAATTAA
- a CDS encoding long-chain fatty acid--CoA ligase, translated as MEEIKIFQLAERYHNLFPKKDMLAIQEDGEMKTYSSSEYVEITNNIAYGFINLGIKKNDKICIISSNRPEWSLVDMGINKIGAINTPIYPNITRSEYKYIIEDCGAKIIFVGSKEIYNRVNGLNEEIECLQEIYSFDQIENIKNWRDIIQMGIKEPQIDTLLSIQNSIKKSDLFTLIYTSGTTGKPKGVMLSHSNVISQITTLRERLPIGFKDRAISFLPLCHVFERMIEYFYMFKGVSIYYAQSLDTLGDDLKKIQPTIMPTVPRLLEKVYDKILSKGAELKGLKKVLFFWAVNLGLKHEYNNANGIWYEFQLSIANKIIFNKWREAVGGKIRYIVSGASALQERIAKIFTAAQMPVLEGYGLSETSPVISVNLAHTHDAHYGTVGTVIPGVELKLVHEDGMKDGEGEITIKGPNVMMGYFNKPEETSKVIDDDGWFYTGDIGRLVKGRYLKITDRKKEIFKTSGGKYIAPQVMENKFKESRLIEQIIVVGENEKHPAALIVPSQEGLKFWCKKHNISFTNTKDIIKNNRVIDKFEHEVKFYNSFFNDYEKIKIFKLIATSWSVDGGELTATMKLRRKNILEKYKNLYEEIYKS; from the coding sequence ATGGAAGAAATTAAAATATTTCAATTAGCAGAAAGATATCACAACTTGTTTCCTAAAAAGGACATGCTAGCAATTCAAGAAGATGGCGAAATGAAAACATATAGTTCATCAGAATATGTAGAAATTACAAATAATATTGCATATGGTTTTATTAATTTAGGTATTAAAAAAAATGATAAAATATGTATCATTTCATCAAATAGACCTGAATGGAGCCTAGTAGATATGGGGATCAATAAAATTGGAGCAATTAATACCCCTATATATCCTAATATAACTCGATCAGAATATAAATATATTATTGAAGATTGCGGTGCAAAAATCATTTTTGTAGGATCAAAAGAAATTTATAACAGAGTAAATGGATTAAATGAAGAAATAGAATGTCTTCAAGAAATTTACTCTTTTGATCAAATAGAAAATATTAAAAATTGGCGAGATATAATTCAAATGGGAATTAAAGAACCTCAAATTGACACATTATTAAGTATACAAAATTCAATAAAAAAAAGTGATTTATTTACTCTTATATATACATCTGGAACTACTGGAAAACCAAAAGGAGTAATGCTAAGTCATTCAAATGTAATAAGCCAAATTACAACTCTAAGAGAACGACTTCCAATAGGTTTTAAAGACAGAGCAATTAGTTTTTTACCGCTCTGCCATGTTTTTGAAAGAATGATTGAATATTTTTATATGTTTAAAGGAGTTTCTATTTACTATGCACAAAGCTTAGACACCCTAGGTGACGATTTAAAAAAAATTCAACCTACTATAATGCCAACAGTACCCAGACTATTAGAAAAAGTTTATGATAAGATTTTATCAAAAGGTGCTGAATTAAAAGGATTAAAAAAAGTTTTATTTTTTTGGGCAGTTAATTTAGGACTAAAGCATGAATATAATAACGCTAATGGAATTTGGTATGAATTCCAACTATCAATAGCCAACAAAATCATATTTAATAAATGGAGAGAAGCCGTAGGTGGAAAAATAAGATATATTGTTTCTGGCGCTTCTGCACTACAAGAAAGAATTGCAAAAATATTTACAGCAGCTCAAATGCCTGTCTTAGAAGGTTATGGTTTATCCGAAACATCCCCTGTAATCTCTGTTAACTTAGCGCATACTCATGACGCACATTACGGAACTGTAGGAACTGTTATCCCTGGTGTTGAATTAAAACTAGTTCATGAAGATGGAATGAAAGACGGGGAAGGAGAAATAACTATTAAAGGCCCAAATGTAATGATGGGCTATTTTAATAAACCAGAAGAAACTAGTAAAGTTATTGACGATGATGGGTGGTTTTACACAGGAGATATTGGTCGTTTGGTAAAAGGAAGGTATTTAAAAATAACAGACCGAAAAAAGGAAATATTTAAAACATCAGGAGGAAAGTATATTGCCCCACAAGTTATGGAAAATAAATTTAAAGAATCCCGATTAATCGAACAAATTATTGTTGTTGGTGAAAATGAAAAACATCCTGCTGCATTAATTGTACCATCTCAAGAAGGTTTGAAATTTTGGTGTAAAAAACATAATATATCATTTACAAACACAAAAGACATAATAAAGAACAATAGAGTTATAGATAAGTTTGAACATGAAGTTAAGTTTTATAATAGTTTTTTTAATGATTATGAGAAAATTAAAATTTTCAAACTAATAGCGACTAGTTGGTCTGTAGACGGAGGCGAGCTAACTGCAACTATGAAACTAAGAAGAAAAAATATTTTAGAAAAATACAAAAACCTTTATGAGGAAATTTATAAATCTTAA
- a CDS encoding acetyl-CoA C-acyltransferase — protein MEEVYIVQAYRTAVAKAKKGKLRFVRPDDLGATLIKEITKKIPNLNKESINDIIVGNATPEAEQGLNIGRMISLIGLNTVKVPGMTVNRYCSSGLETIALGAAKIQSGMAECIVSGGVESMSKIPMGGWKVVPNLEVANANPDWYWGMGTTAEAIVEKYKISREDQDEFAYNSHMKAIKAIENGIFKDDIIPYDVTETYLDSSEKKITRTYSFDTDEGPRKDTTKEKLAKLKPVFAQDGTVTAGNSSQTSDGAAFVMLMSEKMVTQLNIEPIAKLKSYAVCGVEPRHMGIGPVDAIPLALKQANMQLNNIELIELNEAFACQSLAVIREAKLNQSIINVNGGAIALGHPLGCTGAKLTVQLLNEMRRRKQKYGMVTMCVGTGQGAAGILELLK, from the coding sequence ATGGAGGAAGTATATATAGTACAAGCATACAGAACAGCTGTTGCTAAAGCAAAAAAAGGGAAATTAAGATTTGTTAGGCCTGATGATCTTGGAGCTACATTAATAAAAGAAATAACAAAAAAAATACCAAATCTCAATAAAGAAAGTATTAATGATATTATTGTAGGTAATGCCACACCTGAAGCAGAACAAGGATTGAATATTGGTCGCATGATTTCATTAATAGGACTTAATACTGTAAAAGTACCAGGCATGACGGTTAATAGATATTGTTCTTCAGGCTTAGAAACAATTGCTTTAGGTGCTGCTAAAATTCAATCTGGAATGGCTGAATGTATAGTTTCAGGAGGTGTTGAAAGCATGTCTAAAATACCGATGGGCGGGTGGAAAGTAGTTCCCAATCTAGAAGTAGCAAATGCAAATCCCGACTGGTATTGGGGCATGGGAACTACAGCAGAAGCTATAGTTGAGAAATATAAAATTAGCAGAGAAGACCAAGATGAATTCGCATATAATTCGCATATGAAAGCAATTAAAGCAATCGAAAATGGAATATTTAAAGATGATATTATTCCATATGATGTAACTGAAACTTATTTAGATAGTTCTGAAAAGAAAATAACTAGAACATATTCTTTTGATACAGACGAAGGTCCTAGAAAAGATACAACAAAAGAAAAATTAGCTAAACTTAAACCAGTGTTTGCACAAGATGGTACAGTTACAGCAGGAAATTCTTCACAAACTTCTGATGGTGCTGCATTTGTTATGTTAATGTCTGAAAAAATGGTTACCCAATTAAATATCGAGCCCATTGCAAAACTAAAAAGTTATGCAGTATGCGGTGTTGAACCTAGACATATGGGCATTGGTCCTGTGGACGCAATCCCCCTAGCCTTAAAACAAGCTAATATGCAACTAAATAATATCGAATTAATTGAATTAAATGAAGCATTTGCATGTCAATCTCTAGCAGTAATTAGAGAAGCCAAATTAAACCAAAGTATTATCAATGTTAATGGAGGAGCTATTGCACTAGGTCATCCTTTAGGTTGTACAGGAGCAAAATTAACTGTTCAACTATTAAATGAAATGAGAAGACGTAAACAAAAATATGGTATGGTAACAATGTGTGTTGGAACTGGTCAAGGTGCTGCTGGAATTTTAGAATTATTAAAATAA